One window of the Gordonia westfalica genome contains the following:
- a CDS encoding aldo/keto reductase — protein MTTVELGDGLKVSALGFGGMSLTDVYGAVSDDDALRTLTHAVDSGVTFIDTANVYGDGRSETTIGKLLKTRRDDVQLATKFGIVRQGGVGQRGVRGDREYVREQVELSLARLGTDRIDLYYQHRVDPVVPIEETVGAVKELVEEGKVLHIGLSEATGDEIRRAVSVHPIAAIQSEWSVVSRDVERFVVPAAREHEVGFVSYSTLGRKWLAGLLDYNDLVEGDVRLNISRYTPTNLAYNQPVLEEFLKIADEIGVTGAQLALAWFYAKGREFALPVVSIPGSRFAERVSENLAGVDIELTAQQVERLDTLAAKVRGHRSAQPQLVSSARE, from the coding sequence ATGACGACTGTGGAACTCGGCGACGGACTGAAGGTTTCAGCCCTCGGATTCGGTGGCATGTCGCTGACCGACGTCTACGGCGCGGTGTCGGATGACGACGCCCTGCGCACCCTCACGCATGCGGTCGACAGCGGCGTGACGTTCATCGACACCGCCAACGTCTACGGTGACGGGCGCAGCGAGACCACGATCGGGAAGCTGCTCAAGACTCGCCGCGACGACGTCCAGCTCGCCACCAAGTTCGGCATCGTCCGTCAGGGCGGCGTCGGGCAGCGCGGGGTCCGCGGTGACCGAGAGTACGTCCGCGAGCAGGTCGAACTCAGCCTGGCACGACTCGGCACCGATCGCATCGACCTGTACTACCAGCACCGCGTCGACCCGGTGGTCCCGATCGAGGAGACCGTCGGCGCGGTCAAGGAACTGGTCGAGGAGGGCAAGGTCCTGCACATCGGTCTGTCCGAGGCGACCGGTGACGAGATCCGCCGCGCGGTCAGCGTGCACCCGATCGCCGCCATCCAGTCCGAGTGGAGCGTCGTCTCCCGCGACGTCGAGCGATTCGTCGTGCCCGCCGCCCGCGAGCACGAGGTCGGCTTCGTTTCCTACTCGACGCTGGGCCGCAAGTGGCTGGCCGGGCTCCTCGACTACAACGATCTGGTCGAAGGCGATGTGCGCCTAAACATCTCGCGCTACACACCCACCAACCTCGCGTACAATCAGCCGGTCCTCGAGGAGTTCTTGAAGATCGCCGACGAGATCGGTGTCACCGGTGCACAGCTGGCGCTGGCCTGGTTCTACGCCAAGGGTCGCGAGTTCGCTCTCCCCGTGGTCTCGATCCCGGGTTCGCGGTTCGCCGAGCGCGTCTCGGAGAACCTCGCCGGCGTCGACATCGAACTGACCGCGCAGCAGGTCGAGCGACTGGACACGTTGGCCGCCAAGGTTCGCGGTCATCGTTCCGCTCAACCGCAGTTGGTGTCCTCGGCACGCGAGTGA
- a CDS encoding bifunctional lysylphosphatidylglycerol flippase/synthetase MprF: protein MHFDVSWSTAVRRLPFTAALTVALAIVGVATGSLWGRANDKSWYREVAFGLPALREGKWWTPISSAFVEPGPWLYVIAFVAVIVGMGWAEWQLGTVKAVLVGVGGHLVSVLLTVGLLWLLSTEVTSWKWAEDLSESRGTGVGALVVSAVAVASATVRSPWRLRVRVLMGAVVAIAFLFQGTLASVEYVLAAVIMLVVGEKFFATNERGYMPRTRREVRMLGCAALLVIAAANLMVFLFPGDGPLGPTDAGDDSAYTMLIGLVINVLIADQLRRGKRWAWWVAVVIGALNVVGTVLTVVLVIFTDVSTEGAVTLGTTLLWALLLAILIPGRFAFAVPWRVRHVGAPGDDPDADPVDRVKALLREHGGGTMSWMTTWPGNSYQFTGEAGSVVTYQNHVGTLLALADPVCVPERRREAVDAFIELAERSGATPCWFSIGSSTSEIVTERGWLSVQIAEDTIVDLPGLEFKGKPWQHVRSAMNKAVKQDISMRMVTLADESFAVRTQVRAISEEWVGDKGLPEMGFTLGSVEEAMDPAVRVALAVDPDGNVHGVLSWLPVYGPGGGVAGWTLDIMRRRTDGFGPVVEYLIASSAVAFKDEGAQFMSLSGAPLARTEDFDPEPLDKLLDALGAALEPYYGFRSLHTFKKKFNPRYEPVYLAFRDESDLPRIGLAISRAYLPDATTGQLLRLAASRSE from the coding sequence ATGCACTTCGACGTGTCCTGGTCCACTGCCGTCCGCCGGCTGCCGTTCACTGCCGCGCTCACCGTCGCGTTGGCGATCGTGGGCGTGGCGACCGGGTCGCTGTGGGGCCGGGCGAACGACAAGTCCTGGTATAGAGAGGTCGCATTCGGCCTGCCCGCGCTGCGTGAGGGCAAGTGGTGGACGCCGATCAGTTCGGCCTTCGTCGAACCCGGGCCGTGGTTGTACGTGATCGCGTTCGTGGCGGTGATCGTCGGAATGGGTTGGGCCGAATGGCAACTCGGTACCGTGAAAGCGGTACTGGTCGGGGTCGGCGGGCACCTCGTCTCCGTTCTGCTCACCGTCGGGCTGCTCTGGCTGCTGTCGACCGAGGTCACGTCGTGGAAGTGGGCGGAGGATCTGTCCGAATCCCGGGGTACCGGTGTCGGTGCGCTCGTGGTCTCCGCGGTCGCGGTCGCCTCGGCGACGGTTCGGTCGCCGTGGCGTCTGCGGGTGCGTGTGCTGATGGGGGCGGTCGTCGCCATCGCGTTCCTGTTCCAGGGCACCCTCGCCTCCGTCGAATACGTTCTCGCAGCGGTGATCATGCTCGTGGTCGGGGAGAAGTTCTTCGCCACCAACGAACGCGGCTACATGCCGCGCACCCGGCGTGAGGTCCGCATGCTGGGTTGCGCCGCGCTACTGGTGATCGCGGCGGCGAACCTGATGGTGTTCCTGTTCCCCGGAGACGGACCCCTGGGCCCGACCGATGCCGGTGACGACTCGGCGTACACCATGCTCATCGGGCTGGTGATCAACGTGCTCATCGCGGATCAGCTGCGCCGTGGCAAGCGGTGGGCCTGGTGGGTCGCGGTGGTCATCGGTGCGTTGAACGTCGTCGGCACCGTGCTGACAGTGGTTCTCGTCATCTTCACCGACGTCTCGACCGAGGGCGCGGTGACCCTGGGCACCACGCTGCTGTGGGCGTTGTTGCTCGCCATCCTGATCCCCGGACGATTCGCGTTCGCCGTCCCGTGGCGGGTGCGGCATGTGGGTGCGCCGGGGGATGACCCCGACGCCGATCCGGTGGACCGGGTGAAGGCACTCCTCCGTGAACACGGCGGCGGCACGATGTCGTGGATGACGACGTGGCCCGGCAACTCCTATCAGTTCACCGGTGAGGCCGGATCGGTGGTGACCTACCAGAACCACGTCGGAACCCTGCTGGCACTGGCCGACCCCGTGTGTGTGCCCGAGCGTCGCCGGGAGGCGGTGGATGCCTTCATCGAGCTCGCGGAGCGGTCCGGAGCGACGCCGTGCTGGTTCTCCATCGGGTCGTCGACGTCGGAGATCGTGACCGAACGCGGCTGGCTCAGTGTGCAGATCGCCGAGGACACGATCGTCGACCTGCCGGGCCTCGAGTTCAAGGGCAAGCCGTGGCAGCATGTGCGGTCGGCGATGAACAAGGCTGTCAAACAGGACATCTCGATGCGGATGGTAACGCTCGCCGACGAATCCTTCGCGGTGCGCACACAGGTCCGGGCCATCTCGGAGGAATGGGTGGGGGACAAGGGCCTACCCGAGATGGGCTTCACGCTCGGCAGCGTGGAGGAGGCGATGGACCCGGCGGTGCGGGTCGCGCTCGCCGTCGATCCGGACGGCAACGTCCACGGTGTGCTGTCGTGGCTCCCCGTGTACGGGCCCGGCGGCGGGGTTGCCGGTTGGACCCTCGACATCATGCGGCGCCGGACCGACGGTTTCGGTCCCGTGGTGGAGTATCTCATCGCATCGTCGGCGGTGGCCTTCAAGGACGAGGGTGCGCAGTTCATGTCGCTGTCGGGTGCGCCGCTGGCCCGCACGGAGGACTTCGATCCCGAACCGCTCGACAAACTGCTCGACGCTCTCGGCGCAGCTCTCGAGCCCTACTACGGCTTCCGGTCGTTGCACACGTTCAAGAAGAAGTTCAACCCGCGGTATGAACCGGTCTACCTTGCCTTCCGCGACGAATCCGACCTTCCCCGAATCGGTTTGGCCATCTCGCGGGCCTACCTGCCCGATGCGACGACGGGGCAGTTGCTGCGCCTCGCGGCCAGCCGCTCCGAGTAG
- a CDS encoding adenylate kinase: MRLVILGPPGAGKGTQAELLSEALGIPHISTGDLFRANISQGTPVGIEAKKYLDAGNLVPSEITVDMVRARVGEPDAAKGFILDGFPRSTEQADALKEILANLDASLDGVLSFVVDTDVVVERMLARGRADDTEEVIRNRMDVYIKETSPLLAYYGDQVKTIDAVGDIQDVHQRVLSALGAGVA, encoded by the coding sequence GTGAGACTCGTTATTCTCGGCCCGCCCGGAGCAGGCAAGGGCACCCAGGCGGAACTGTTGAGCGAAGCCCTCGGCATCCCGCACATCTCCACCGGTGACCTGTTCCGCGCCAACATCTCCCAGGGCACCCCGGTCGGTATCGAAGCCAAGAAGTACCTCGACGCCGGAAACCTGGTCCCGTCCGAGATCACCGTCGACATGGTCCGTGCACGCGTCGGCGAGCCGGACGCGGCGAAGGGTTTCATCCTCGACGGTTTCCCGCGTTCGACCGAGCAGGCCGACGCCCTCAAGGAGATCCTCGCGAATCTCGACGCCTCGCTGGACGGCGTGCTGTCCTTCGTCGTCGACACCGACGTCGTCGTGGAGCGCATGTTGGCCCGTGGCCGCGCCGATGACACCGAAGAGGTCATCCGCAACCGGATGGACGTCTACATCAAGGAGACCTCGCCGCTGCTCGCCTACTACGGCGACCAGGTCAAGACGATCGACGCGGTGGGCGACATCCAGGATGTCCACCAGCGGGTGCTCAGCGCCCTCGGCGCCGGCGTCGCCTGA
- the secY gene encoding preprotein translocase subunit SecY — protein MLSPLFAAIRTPDLRKKILFVLGIIILYRLGATVPSPGVDYQAVQACLDEVSAGESSSVYSLINLFSGGALLQLSVFAIGIMPYITASIIVQLLTVVIPRFEQLRKEGQAGQAKMTQYTRYLSVALALLQATGIVALADRGQLLPQSCATSGEVLNDSSIFGLMIIVLVMTAGACVVMWFGELITERGIGNGMSLLIFAGIAARIPAEGRTILNTRGGLVFALVCVAALIIVAGVVFIEQGQRRIPVQYAKRMVGRKMYGGSSTYLPLKVNQAGVIPVIFASSLLYLPQLIVELTRSTDGTQSTWQEYVTKYLTDPSNGVYIAVYFLMIIFFTYFYVAVTFNPEERADEMKKYGGFIPGIRPGAPTAEYLGYVLSRITLPGSIYLGIIAVLPNLFLEIGNSGNVQNLPFGGTAVLIMVGVGLDTMKQINSQLMQRKYEGFLK, from the coding sequence GTGCTTTCCCCCCTCTTCGCGGCCATACGGACGCCGGACCTGAGGAAGAAGATCCTCTTCGTTCTCGGCATCATCATCCTGTATCGCCTCGGCGCGACCGTGCCGTCGCCCGGTGTGGACTACCAGGCCGTGCAGGCGTGTCTCGACGAGGTCTCGGCCGGTGAGTCGAGCTCGGTCTACTCCCTGATCAACCTGTTCTCCGGCGGTGCGCTCCTGCAGCTGTCGGTGTTCGCGATCGGCATCATGCCGTACATCACGGCATCGATCATCGTCCAGCTGCTCACCGTGGTCATCCCGCGCTTCGAGCAGTTGCGCAAGGAAGGCCAGGCCGGCCAGGCGAAGATGACGCAGTACACGCGGTATCTGTCCGTGGCCCTGGCGCTCCTGCAGGCCACCGGCATCGTGGCCCTCGCCGACCGCGGCCAGCTCCTCCCACAGTCCTGTGCGACCAGCGGTGAGGTCCTCAACGACTCGAGCATCTTTGGTCTGATGATCATCGTGCTCGTCATGACCGCCGGCGCCTGTGTGGTCATGTGGTTCGGCGAGCTCATCACCGAGCGCGGCATCGGCAACGGCATGTCGCTGCTGATCTTCGCCGGTATCGCCGCCCGTATCCCGGCCGAGGGTCGGACCATCCTGAACACCCGCGGCGGGCTCGTCTTCGCCCTGGTGTGTGTCGCCGCGCTGATCATCGTCGCCGGCGTCGTCTTCATCGAGCAGGGCCAGCGCCGCATCCCGGTGCAGTACGCCAAGCGGATGGTGGGCCGGAAGATGTACGGCGGATCGTCGACGTACCTGCCGCTGAAGGTCAACCAGGCCGGCGTCATCCCGGTGATCTTCGCCTCGTCGCTGCTGTACCTGCCGCAGCTGATCGTCGAACTGACGCGCAGCACCGACGGCACACAGTCGACGTGGCAGGAGTACGTCACCAAGTACCTGACCGATCCCAGCAACGGGGTCTACATCGCGGTCTACTTCCTGATGATCATCTTCTTCACGTACTTCTACGTGGCGGTGACGTTCAATCCGGAGGAGCGCGCCGACGAGATGAAGAAGTACGGTGGCTTCATCCCGGGCATCAGGCCGGGCGCCCCGACTGCGGAGTATCTGGGTTATGTGCTCAGCCGCATCACCCTGCCGGGCTCGATCTACCTCGGTATCATCGCGGTTCTGCCGAACCTGTTCCTCGAGATCGGTAACAGCGGCAACGTCCAGAACCTGCCGTTCGGCGGCACGGCCGTGTTGATCATGGTCGGTGTGGGCCTGGACACGATGAAACAGATCAACAGTCAGTTGATGCAACGCAAGTACGAAGGATTCCTCAAGTGA
- the rplO gene encoding 50S ribosomal protein L15 translates to MTIKLHHLRPAPGSKTDKTRVGRGEGSKGKTAGRGTKGTKARKNVPAGFEGGQMPIHMRLPKLKGFTNRNRIEYQVVNVGDIARLFPQGGTIGVDELVAAGAVRKNKLVKVLGDGDLSVKVDITADKFTASAKDKIAAAGGSVTEL, encoded by the coding sequence ATGACCATCAAACTCCATCACCTTCGCCCCGCACCGGGGTCGAAGACCGACAAGACCCGCGTGGGTCGCGGTGAGGGGTCCAAGGGTAAGACCGCCGGTCGCGGCACCAAGGGCACCAAGGCACGCAAGAATGTGCCGGCCGGCTTCGAGGGTGGCCAGATGCCGATCCACATGCGGCTGCCGAAGCTCAAGGGCTTCACCAACCGCAACCGGATCGAGTACCAGGTCGTCAACGTCGGCGACATCGCGCGCCTGTTCCCGCAGGGCGGCACCATCGGCGTCGACGAGCTCGTCGCCGCGGGCGCTGTGCGCAAGAACAAGCTGGTGAAGGTGCTCGGCGACGGAGACCTCTCCGTCAAGGTAGACATCACCGCCGACAAGTTCACCGCCTCCGCCAAGGACAAGATCGCCGCTGCCGGAGGCAGCGTCACCGAGCTCTGA
- the rplR gene encoding 50S ribosomal protein L18 — protein MSDTATKTSRKPLGKDVSTRRRKATVNRHFRLRKKVSGTPARPRLAVKRSSRHIHVQLIDDLAGKTLAAASSIEADVRAAGGDKSAQARKVGELIAARAKAAGVEAVVFDRGGKDYHGRIAALADAAREGGLSF, from the coding sequence ATGAGTGACACAGCTACCAAGACCAGCCGTAAGCCCCTCGGCAAGGACGTGTCGACGCGTCGTCGCAAGGCGACCGTCAACCGGCACTTCCGTCTCCGCAAGAAGGTCAGCGGAACCCCCGCTCGCCCGCGTCTCGCGGTCAAGCGCAGCTCGCGCCACATCCACGTGCAGCTCATCGACGACCTGGCCGGCAAGACGCTGGCCGCCGCGTCGTCGATCGAGGCCGACGTGCGTGCGGCCGGCGGCGACAAGTCGGCCCAGGCCCGCAAGGTCGGCGAGCTCATCGCCGCCCGTGCCAAGGCCGCCGGCGTCGAGGCCGTCGTGTTCGACCGCGGTGGCAAGGACTACCACGGCCGTATCGCCGCGCTCGCGGATGCCGCCCGTGAGGGAGGCCTGAGCTTCTGA
- the map gene encoding type I methionyl aminopeptidase, translating into MGFRKRKRVPFRSAGELDAMAAAGAVVGAALVAVRAASKPGVSTLDLDEVAETVIREAGAVPSFKGYHGFPGSICSSVNEVVVHGIPSADVVLAEGDLVSIDCGAVLDGWHGDSAWTFGVGELSQADAELSEATRLSMEAGIAAMVDGARLTDISHAIELGTRAAEKKFDRPFGIVDGYGGHGIGREMHMDPFLANEGEPGKGPLLVIGSTLAIEPMLTLGTVDTTVLGDDWTVVTDDGSRAAHWEHTVAVTADGPRILTPRPH; encoded by the coding sequence ATGGGTTTTCGTAAACGCAAGCGTGTCCCGTTCCGCTCTGCGGGTGAACTGGATGCGATGGCGGCAGCGGGCGCGGTCGTCGGTGCGGCCCTGGTGGCCGTCCGCGCCGCGTCGAAGCCGGGGGTCAGCACCCTCGACCTCGACGAGGTCGCCGAGACCGTGATCCGCGAAGCCGGAGCGGTTCCGTCGTTCAAGGGCTACCACGGCTTCCCGGGCTCGATCTGTAGCTCGGTCAACGAGGTCGTCGTCCACGGCATCCCGTCCGCCGATGTCGTTCTCGCCGAGGGTGATCTGGTGTCGATCGACTGCGGTGCGGTCCTCGACGGCTGGCACGGTGACTCGGCCTGGACCTTCGGCGTCGGTGAGCTGTCGCAGGCGGACGCCGAACTGTCCGAGGCGACCCGACTGTCGATGGAGGCGGGCATCGCCGCCATGGTCGACGGCGCGCGTCTCACCGACATCTCCCATGCGATCGAACTAGGCACCCGCGCCGCCGAGAAGAAGTTCGACCGGCCCTTCGGCATCGTCGACGGCTACGGCGGTCACGGCATCGGTCGCGAGATGCACATGGACCCGTTCCTCGCGAACGAGGGCGAGCCGGGCAAGGGCCCGCTGCTGGTGATCGGGTCGACGCTCGCCATCGAGCCGATGCTGACCCTGGGCACCGTGGACACCACCGTCCTCGGCGACGACTGGACCGTCGTCACCGACGACGGTTCGCGCGCCGCGCACTGGGAACACACCGTCGCGGTCACCGCCGACGGTCCCAGAATTCTCACCCCGCGACCCCACTAG
- a CDS encoding LuxR family transcriptional regulator, with protein sequence MDPVSLPRLVDDLLTSAHAAGSGRAAHTIDGDSHHALRQTVIALVAGRVLAEHQGPGEATLQVLRGHVTLVENGTGTVGREGDVLVIPNARHELSAQQDSAVLLTVCVDVGR encoded by the coding sequence ATGGACCCGGTCTCGCTCCCCCGCCTCGTCGACGATCTGCTCACCAGCGCGCACGCAGCCGGCAGCGGACGCGCCGCGCACACCATCGACGGCGACTCCCACCACGCACTGCGGCAGACGGTGATCGCGCTCGTCGCCGGGCGAGTACTCGCCGAACACCAGGGTCCCGGGGAGGCGACCCTGCAGGTCCTCCGCGGTCACGTGACACTGGTCGAGAACGGTACCGGGACCGTCGGACGCGAGGGCGACGTGCTCGTCATCCCGAATGCCCGACACGAGTTGTCGGCGCAGCAGGACTCCGCGGTCCTACTGACGGTGTGCGTCGACGTCGGCCGGTGA
- the rpsH gene encoding 30S ribosomal protein S8 translates to MTMTDPIADFLTRLRNANSAYHDEVKLPSSKIKVNIAEILKREGYITDYRIEDAEVGKSLIVSLKYGPSRERSIAGLRRVSKPGLRIYAKSTNLPKVLGGLGVAIISTSSGLLTDRQAANQGVGGEVLAYVW, encoded by the coding sequence ATGACCATGACTGACCCGATCGCAGACTTCTTGACGCGTCTGCGCAACGCCAATTCGGCGTACCACGACGAGGTGAAACTCCCGTCGTCGAAGATCAAGGTGAACATCGCCGAGATCCTCAAGCGTGAGGGCTACATCACCGACTACCGCATCGAGGATGCGGAGGTCGGCAAGAGCCTCATCGTCTCCCTGAAGTACGGCCCGAGCCGTGAGCGCTCCATCGCAGGACTGCGCCGCGTGTCGAAGCCGGGCCTCCGGATCTATGCAAAGTCCACCAACCTGCCCAAGGTGCTGGGCGGCCTCGGCGTGGCCATCATCTCCACGTCGTCGGGTCTGCTCACCGATCGCCAGGCAGCCAACCAGGGCGTGGGCGGCGAAGTCCTCGCCTACGTCTGGTAG
- the rplF gene encoding 50S ribosomal protein L6 has product MSRIGKNPIEIPAGVDVTVDGQRVAVKGPKGELSLTVSEPIEVAKEDNSIVVTRPNDERRSRALHGLSRSLINNLVIGVTQGYTTKMEIFGVGYRVQAKGKDLEFALGYSHPVPIEAPEGITFAVESPTKFSVTGIDKQQVGQISANIRRLRRPDPYKGKGIRYEGEQIRRKVGKTGK; this is encoded by the coding sequence ATGTCGCGTATCGGAAAGAACCCCATCGAGATCCCCGCGGGCGTCGACGTCACCGTCGACGGACAGCGCGTGGCCGTGAAGGGCCCGAAGGGCGAGCTCTCGCTCACCGTCTCGGAGCCCATCGAGGTCGCCAAGGAAGACAACTCCATCGTTGTCACCCGCCCCAACGACGAGCGTCGCAGCCGCGCGCTGCACGGCCTGAGCCGTTCGCTGATCAACAACCTGGTCATCGGAGTCACGCAGGGCTACACCACGAAGATGGAGATCTTCGGTGTCGGCTACCGCGTCCAGGCGAAGGGCAAGGACCTCGAGTTCGCCCTCGGTTACAGCCATCCCGTGCCGATCGAGGCCCCCGAAGGCATCACCTTCGCAGTGGAGTCCCCGACCAAGTTCTCGGTCACGGGTATCGACAAGCAGCAAGTCGGCCAGATCTCGGCGAACATCCGCCGCCTGCGTCGTCCGGACCCCTACAAGGGCAAGGGCATTCGCTACGAGGGTGAGCAGATCCGTCGCAAGGTCGGAAAGACGGGTAAGTAA
- the rpsE gene encoding 30S ribosomal protein S5 codes for MPGRQRDGGNGPAGNDQNQNNAGGGNDRRGGGRGDRRDRGGRDQDRNQLERVVTINRVSKVVKGGRRFSFTALVVVGDGQGMVGVGYGKAKEVPAAIQKGVEEARKNFFRVPLIGGTVTHPVQGEAAAGVVMLRPASPGTGVIAGGAVRAVLECAGVHDVLAKSLGSDNAINVVHATVAALKMLQRPEEVAARRGLPIEDVAPAGMLRARAGQGV; via the coding sequence ATGCCCGGACGTCAGCGTGACGGCGGAAACGGACCCGCCGGTAACGACCAGAACCAGAACAACGCAGGTGGCGGCAACGACCGTCGCGGCGGTGGCCGTGGAGACCGTCGCGATCGCGGCGGTCGCGACCAGGACCGCAACCAGCTCGAGCGCGTGGTGACCATCAACCGCGTCTCGAAGGTGGTCAAGGGTGGACGTCGTTTCTCGTTCACCGCTCTCGTGGTCGTCGGCGACGGCCAGGGCATGGTCGGCGTCGGCTACGGCAAGGCCAAGGAAGTTCCGGCCGCGATCCAGAAGGGCGTCGAAGAGGCTCGCAAGAACTTCTTCCGCGTGCCGCTGATCGGTGGCACCGTGACCCACCCGGTTCAGGGTGAGGCCGCTGCCGGTGTCGTCATGCTGCGCCCGGCCAGCCCCGGTACCGGTGTGATCGCCGGTGGCGCGGTGCGTGCCGTGCTCGAGTGCGCGGGCGTCCACGACGTCCTCGCCAAGAGCCTCGGATCGGACAACGCCATCAACGTCGTCCACGCCACCGTCGCCGCTCTCAAGATGCTGCAGCGTCCCGAAGAGGTCGCGGCCCGCCGCGGTCTGCCGATCGAGGACGTCGCTCCGGCCGGTATGCTGCGCGCTCGCGCAGGACAGGGAGTCTGA
- the rpmD gene encoding 50S ribosomal protein L30 — protein sequence MAELKITQVKGTIGTKKNQRDSLRTLGLKGIRQTVTREDTPINRGLINAVRHLVTVEEV from the coding sequence ATGGCAGAGCTGAAGATCACTCAGGTCAAGGGCACCATCGGTACCAAGAAGAACCAGCGTGACAGCCTGCGGACCCTCGGACTGAAGGGCATCCGCCAGACCGTCACCCGCGAGGACACGCCGATCAACCGCGGCCTCATCAACGCGGTTCGTCACCTCGTGACAGTCGAAGAGGTTTAA
- a CDS encoding carbohydrate ABC transporter permease: MSPAGRKRIADGLGYAAMVIVLVIIALPLVWILLASLKDRSEIYVQPAVWWPSTWRPENYGEATTSVPFWTFLRNSVIVTGVLGVSKFVLGVLSAYGLVFLRFPGKNAVFVVIIAALMVPNQITVITNYSLVAQLGFRNTFIGIILPLAGVAFGTFLMRNHFLSLPPEIIEAARMDGAGHFRLLTRVVLPLSIPTMVAFATITLVNEWNEYLWPFLMADDHTVATLPVGLTQLQNSDGLTNWGPVMAATILAMLPMLIIFLALQRHMIKGLTSGAVKG; the protein is encoded by the coding sequence ATGAGTCCCGCGGGCCGCAAACGGATCGCCGACGGGCTGGGGTATGCGGCGATGGTCATCGTGCTGGTGATCATCGCGCTGCCGCTGGTGTGGATTCTGCTGGCATCGCTCAAGGACCGCTCCGAGATCTACGTGCAACCCGCGGTGTGGTGGCCGTCGACGTGGCGTCCGGAGAACTACGGCGAGGCCACCACGTCGGTCCCGTTCTGGACCTTCCTGCGCAACTCGGTCATCGTCACCGGGGTGCTGGGCGTGTCGAAGTTCGTGCTGGGCGTACTGAGTGCGTACGGCCTCGTCTTCCTGAGGTTCCCGGGGAAGAACGCCGTGTTCGTGGTGATCATCGCCGCGCTGATGGTGCCCAACCAGATCACGGTCATCACCAACTACTCGCTGGTTGCGCAACTGGGCTTCCGGAACACCTTCATCGGCATCATCCTGCCGCTGGCCGGGGTGGCGTTCGGGACCTTCCTGATGCGCAACCATTTCCTGTCTCTACCACCGGAGATCATCGAGGCGGCACGCATGGACGGCGCCGGGCACTTCCGCCTGCTGACCAGAGTGGTTCTGCCGCTGTCGATACCCACGATGGTCGCCTTCGCCACGATCACCCTGGTCAACGAGTGGAACGAGTACCTGTGGCCGTTCCTCATGGCCGACGACCACACCGTCGCGACACTGCCGGTCGGCCTGACCCAGCTACAGAACAGTGACGGGCTCACCAACTGGGGGCCGGTGATGGCGGCCACGATCCTCGCGATGCTCCCGATGCTGATCATCTTCCTGGCCCTGCAACGTCACATGATCAAGGGTCTCACCTCCGGGGCGGTCAAGGGCTGA
- a CDS encoding carbohydrate ABC transporter permease: protein MSSVDEHVLPATGRRPWRSYWLFLLLVGPNLVLLAVFTYRPLVENIRMSFFDWNIAESGATFIGVDNYVEWFTRADSWEIVTNTVVFTVAAVVGSMVIGLALALLLDRRLRGRNVVRSVTFAPFVLSGAAVGIAFQFVFDPSFGLINDLMGRFGLGSAPDFYQQPGWALFMITVTYIWKNLGYTFVIYLAALQGKRADLDEAAAIDGAGWWTYFRKVLLPQLRPTTFFLSITVLLNSLQVFDIINVMTRGGPLGNGTTTMVYQVYEESFRNFRAGYGATVATIMFVVLLVITLFQVRVMDRGAR from the coding sequence GTGTCATCGGTCGACGAACACGTCCTACCCGCCACCGGTAGGCGCCCCTGGCGGAGCTACTGGTTGTTCCTGTTGCTCGTGGGGCCCAATCTCGTCCTGCTGGCGGTCTTCACCTATCGGCCGCTCGTCGAGAACATCCGGATGTCCTTCTTCGACTGGAACATCGCGGAGTCGGGCGCGACGTTCATCGGTGTCGACAACTACGTCGAGTGGTTCACCCGTGCCGATTCCTGGGAGATCGTCACCAACACGGTGGTGTTCACGGTGGCCGCGGTCGTCGGCAGCATGGTCATCGGACTGGCGCTGGCGTTGCTGCTCGACCGTCGACTCCGCGGCCGCAACGTCGTCCGGTCGGTGACTTTCGCGCCCTTCGTGCTGTCCGGCGCGGCGGTCGGCATCGCGTTCCAGTTCGTGTTCGACCCGAGCTTCGGCCTGATCAACGACCTCATGGGGCGATTCGGGCTGGGGTCCGCGCCGGACTTCTACCAGCAGCCCGGCTGGGCGCTGTTCATGATCACGGTGACCTATATCTGGAAGAACCTCGGGTACACCTTCGTGATCTACCTGGCCGCTCTGCAGGGCAAGCGCGCCGACCTCGACGAGGCCGCCGCGATCGACGGTGCCGGGTGGTGGACCTACTTTCGCAAGGTGCTCCTCCCACAGCTGCGGCCGACGACGTTCTTCCTGTCGATCACCGTGCTGCTCAACTCTCTTCAGGTCTTCGACATCATCAACGTGATGACCCGCGGCGGGCCGCTCGGCAACGGCACCACGACGATGGTGTACCAGGTCTACGAGGAGAGCTTCCGCAACTTCCGTGCCGGATACGGTGCGACGGTCGCGACCATCATGTTCGTCGTCCTGCTCGTGATCACCCTGTTCCAGGTGCGGGTGATGGATCGGGGCGCGCGATGA